In Rhizobium sp. CIAT894, the genomic window TTTTACCGCGGCGATCGACGCGCCGGAGGAAGCCCCGATCCTGGAAGCGGCGACACGCCGCGGCTGGAGGATCACCCATATCTTCACCACTCATCATCACACCGACCATGTCGCCGCCAACCTGGCGCTGAAGGAGCAGTTCGGCTGCGAGATCATCGGCCCGATCAACGAGGCCATCGCCATTCCCGGCCTCGACCGGACGATGGCCGATGGCGACAGCTTCCTTTTCGGCGATCACACGGTCGATGTCATCGAGACACCCGGCCACACCGCCGGCCACATCTGCTATCACTTCGTCGACGACAAGCTGCTCTTTGCCGCCGACACGCTGTTTGCGCTCGGCTGCGGCCGCCTGTTCGAACGCCCGGCCGCCGACATGTGGCATTCGCTGCAGAAACTTGCCGTGCTGCCGGATGAGACCGCGGTCTATTTCGGCCACGAATATACGCTCTCCAATGCTCGTTTCGCACTAACGGTCGATCCCGGCAATGAGCGGCTGAAGAGCCGTGCGGGTGAGATCGAGGCCTTGCGGGCCGATGGCAAGTTCACCATTCCGACGACGCTGGGGCTGGAGAAGGAAACCAATCCGTTCCTGCGCGCCGCCGATCCGGCGATCCGCCGCAATCTGCTGATGGAAGGCAAGACCAACGAAGAAGTCTTTGCCGAGATCCGCAAGCGCAAGGACAATTTCTGATGTCTCCCGAGGAGATCATCCGCGAACTCGGCATGCAGCCGCACCCGGAAGGCGGCTGGTATGTGCAGACCTTCCGCGACACTATGGGCGGAGAGCGCGGCCACTCGACGGCGATCTACTACCTCCTGACCAGGGGGCAGCGCTCGCACTGGCACCGCGTCCATGACGCCGCCGAGGTCTGGCATTATTACGCCGGCGCGCCGCTTTCGCTGCACCGCTCGGAAGACGGAACAGCAAGCGAGACGCTGACGATCGGAACGAACCTTCCCGCCGGCGAACGGCCGCAGGCGATCGTTCCCGCCAACTGGTGGCAATCGGCCGAAAGCCTCGGCGATTTCACCCTGGTCGGCTGCACCGTTGCGCCCGGCTTCGAATTTTCGAGCTTCGAGATGGCGCCGCCAGGCTGGAAGCCCGGCGGCTGAGATCATTCCGCCGCAACGGCCGGCTGGATCTTGCGGCGGAACATGTTCTGGGCGGCCAGCACCGCCCCGCCGGTGACGAGCAGGCAGGCGAGCGCGATGCGCCAGCTCGGCTCGGCAAAGCCGAACAGCGTCAGGATCAGCGTCGACAGCAGCGGTGCGGCATAACTCGCCGCACCGAGGATCTGGATATCGCCGTTCTTGACGCCGTAATCCCAGGCGTAGAAGGCAGCCCCTACGGGCAGGAGCCCGAGCCCGGCGACGGCGAGCCATTCGAAGGCCGTTGC contains:
- the gloB gene encoding hydroxyacylglutathione hydrolase codes for the protein MKPLELDVFLCRTDNFGVLVHDPETGFTAAIDAPEEAPILEAATRRGWRITHIFTTHHHTDHVAANLALKEQFGCEIIGPINEAIAIPGLDRTMADGDSFLFGDHTVDVIETPGHTAGHICYHFVDDKLLFAADTLFALGCGRLFERPAADMWHSLQKLAVLPDETAVYFGHEYTLSNARFALTVDPGNERLKSRAGEIEALRADGKFTIPTTLGLEKETNPFLRAADPAIRRNLLMEGKTNEEVFAEIRKRKDNF
- a CDS encoding cupin domain-containing protein — its product is MSPEEIIRELGMQPHPEGGWYVQTFRDTMGGERGHSTAIYYLLTRGQRSHWHRVHDAAEVWHYYAGAPLSLHRSEDGTASETLTIGTNLPAGERPQAIVPANWWQSAESLGDFTLVGCTVAPGFEFSSFEMAPPGWKPGG